The DNA segment TGCTGCTGACCGTCGCCGTCCTCCAGGACCGGCACGACATCGCCGAGCAGGTCCGCGCCCAGTACCAGCACTTCGTCGTCGACGAGTACCAGGACGTCAGCCCCCTCCAGCAGCGGCTGCTGGAGCTGTGGCTCGGCGAACGCGACACCCTGTGCGTCGTCGGTGACGCCAGCCAGACCATCTACTCCTTCACGGGCGCGACCCCCGATCACCTCCTCGACTTCCGCGCCCGCCATCCCGGCGCCACCGTCGTCAAACTCGTCCGCGACTACCGCTCCACCCCCCAGGTCGTCCGCCTCGCCAACGGCCTGCTCGCCCAGGCCACCGGCCGCGCCGCCGACCACCGCCTGGAACTGGTCTCGCAGCGCGCCGCGGGCCCCGAACCCCGCTACACCGAGTACACCGACGAGCCCGCCGAGGCCGAGGGCGCCGCCCGCCGCATCCGCGAGCTGATCGACGCCGGCACCCCGGCCGCCGAGATCGCCGTCCTGTTCCGCACGAACTCCCAGTCCGAGACCTACGAGCAGGCCCTCGCCGACGCCGGGGTCCCCTACCAGCTGCGCGGCGCCGAGCGCTTCTTCGACCGGCCCGAGGTGCGCAAGGCGGGCGTCGCCCTGCGCGGCGCGGCCCGCTTCGGCGGCAACGACTCCCTGCTGGACGACGTCGTCGATCTGCCCTCGCAGGTCCGTGCCGTCCTGTCCGGAGAGGGCTGGACCAGCGAGCCGCCCGCCGGCTCCGGAGCCGTCCGCGAGCGCTGGGAGTCGCTGGCCGCCCTGGTCAACCTCGCCCACGACCTGGCGGCGGCCCGCCCCCAGGCCACCCTCGGCGACTTCGTCGCGGAACTCGACGAGCGGGCCGGTGCCCAGCACGCCCCGACCGTCCAGGGCGTCACCCTCGCCTCCCTGCACGCCGCCAAGGGCCTGGAGTGGGACGTCGTCTTCCTGGTCGGCATCGCGGAAGGCATGGTGCCGATCACGTACGCCAAGACGGACGAGCAGATCGAGGAGGAACGCCGCCTGCTCTACGTCGGCGTCACCCGCGCCAGAGAACGGCTGCACCTGTCCTGGTCGCTGTCCCGCTCGCCCGGCGGCCGGGCCAACCGCAGGCCCAGCCGCTTCCTCGACGGGCTCCGCCCCGGCTCGACCGCCACCGTCGGCCGCGCCGGAGCCGGTACCGGCGGGGGCGTCGAGCGCGGCGTCCCGGGTGACGTCCGGTCAGTGCCGCGGCGCACTCAGCGCGCCCCCGCCCGCTGCCGGGTGTGCGGTCGCACCCTCACCGACGCGGGCGAGATGAAGCTGATGCGCTGCGAGGGCTGCCCCTCCGACATGGACGAGGGCATCTACGAACGGCTGCGGGAGTGGCGGGCCGTCCAGGCCGGGCAGAGCGGGCA comes from the Streptomyces sp. NBC_00820 genome and includes:
- a CDS encoding ATP-dependent DNA helicase UvrD2, whose product is MTAATHSSLFPQAPDTADAVLEGLDPEQREVATALHGPVCVLAGAGTGKTRAITHRIAYGVRAGILPPSSVLAVTFTARAAGEMRGRLRQLGAQGVQARTFHSAALRQLQYFWPKAIGGGMPRLVDRKIQLVADAAVACKLRLDRGELRDVTAEIEWSKVTQTIPADYPYAAVKAGRETPRDPAEIAHVYAAYEDLKRDRAVIDFEDVLLLTVAVLQDRHDIAEQVRAQYQHFVVDEYQDVSPLQQRLLELWLGERDTLCVVGDASQTIYSFTGATPDHLLDFRARHPGATVVKLVRDYRSTPQVVRLANGLLAQATGRAADHRLELVSQRAAGPEPRYTEYTDEPAEAEGAARRIRELIDAGTPAAEIAVLFRTNSQSETYEQALADAGVPYQLRGAERFFDRPEVRKAGVALRGAARFGGNDSLLDDVVDLPSQVRAVLSGEGWTSEPPAGSGAVRERWESLAALVNLAHDLAAARPQATLGDFVAELDERAGAQHAPTVQGVTLASLHAAKGLEWDVVFLVGIAEGMVPITYAKTDEQIEEERRLLYVGVTRARERLHLSWSLSRSPGGRANRRPSRFLDGLRPGSTATVGRAGAGTGGGVERGVPGDVRSVPRRTQRAPARCRVCGRTLTDAGEMKLMRCEGCPSDMDEGIYERLREWRAVQAGQSGQPDFCVFTDRTLMAIAETRPDNAAELSRIPGVLARKLQRYGADVLAICAGQEVQGGDGQD